The Ornithinimicrobium sufpigmenti genome includes the window TCACCGTCGCCAGCCCCTCGTCGGCCAGGTAGGCCGTGCCGGTCAGGGCGTCGGCGAGTGCCTGCGGGCTGTCGAACGCGGCGCTGGGCTCCATGGTCGTGGAGTCTAAGGCGGGGTGCCGGGGGGCGGTCCGGGCGCCCCTCCCCCGGTCCGTCAGGTGCGCTACTCGCCCTCCGGCTCCTCGGTCGCCTCCGGGTCCTCCTCCGGCTCGAAGGTGTTGGGCTCGTCGTCCATGCCCATGCCCGCCCCCTCCTCGTTCAGGGGCTCCTGCTGTCCCTCGTGCTCCGACCCCGACTGCTCACTCATGCTCGTGTCCTCTCGCTCCTCCGTCGCCGCGCCGTTCACCACGGGCGGGTTGTCCTCGCAGTCTGCTCGGCGGCCCCGCGGTCGTCCATGCGAAGCGCGTTGACGGCAGCCGGCCGGTCTGCCTACTGTCCGGGGGTGGCCCGGATCGACGTCTGGAAGGTGGACAGCGGTCTGCCGACCCCTGCCTACGAGCAGATCGTCGACCAGACCGTCGCGGCGATCGGAACGGGCCGGCTGGTCCCCGGCGAGAAGCTGCCCCCGGTGCGGGCGCTGGCCACGCAGCTCGGGGTGGCCGTCAACACGGTCGCGAAGGCCTACCGGCAGC containing:
- a CDS encoding GntR family transcriptional regulator, with protein sequence MARIDVWKVDSGLPTPAYEQIVDQTVAAIGTGRLVPGEKLPPVRALATQLGVAVNTVAKAYRQLEEEGHVETRGRGGTLVRAGHGPASASGRAAEALARAARDDGLELDEAVGLLRRSW